A part of Brassica rapa cultivar Chiifu-401-42 chromosome A05, CAAS_Brap_v3.01, whole genome shotgun sequence genomic DNA contains:
- the LOC103855192 gene encoding 5'-adenylylsulfate reductase-like 5 gives MDLRVPILFFLLSTIYFPSVLASSSPVDFSVCNHEFELFRFDLDSKCPPSLHPAPPLQVDGETLDRLMGLNYDANGYMSVLFYASWCPFSRAVRPKFDMLSSMFPLIQHLAVEHSQALPSVFSRYGIHSLPSILIVNRTSKARYHGQKDLTSLIEFYEESTGLKPVQYVAEAEPTTSLDSTDGNLITWLRKGTSISEIFRQDPFLVLSLLFICLQMAILVFPIAESRMKALWASYVSNLNLERFGEISQLFSRALHMVDVRRLWLKLRLVKTRNFHERAKNAQAWASSLASVSLGQASSDQS, from the exons ATGGATTTGCGGGTTCcgattctcttcttcttattgAGTACAATATACTTTCCTTCTGTCTTGGCTTCATCGTCCCCTGTGGACTTTTCCGTCTGCAATCACGAATTCGAGCTCTTCCGCTTCGATTTAGACTCCAAATGTCCTCCTTCTCTCCATCCAGCTCCTCCTCTCCAG GTAGATGGAGAGACACTTGACAGGTTAATGGGTTTGAACTATGATGCGAATGGTTATATGTCTGTGCTCTTTTATGCTTCCTGGTGCCCTTTCTCACGCGCTGTGCGTCCTAAGTTTGATATGTTGAGTTCCATGTTCCCTCTGATACAGCACTTAGCTGTCGAGCATTCTCAAGCACTCCCATC TGTCTTTTCAAGGTATGGTATCCACAGCTTACCTTCAATCCTGATTGTTAATCGAACTTCAAAGGCACGTTACCATGGTCAAAAGGATCTTACATCCCTCATTGAGTTTTATGAGGAATCTACAG GTCTCAAGCCTGTCCAGTACGTGGCAGAAGCTGAACCAACAACCAGCTTAGACTCCACCGATGGTAACCTGATCACATGGTTACGCAAAGGGACATCGATCAGTGAAATATTCAGACAAGATCCGTTCTTGGTTCTATCTCTGCTGTTTATCTGTTTACAAATGGCAATCCTCGTCTTCCCCATAGCAGAATCTCGCATGAAAGCGTTGTGGGCTTCTTACGTTTCCAATCTAAACCTGgaaaggtttggagagattagTCAACTGTTCAGCCGCGCTCTTCACATGGTCGATGTGAGGAGGCTGTGGTTGAAACTAAGACTCGTCAAAACAAGGAACTTTCATGAGAGGGCAAAGAACGCACAAGCCTGGGCTTCATCGCTTGCATCTGTCTCTCTAGGCCAAGCTTCATCAGACCAGTCCTGA
- the LOC103855193 gene encoding uncharacterized protein LOC103855193: MTSSQGDMDLEEWELLPKSYFKDLDLDHDEDHQEAMILDCFLSPSTQDPLHKIESPPIFRVVPTKLLQVPIAWEPVLDHENKKMPGLDPDPTQTLLMESVPSPRVSFKKTKETEFADMKIDPPARITSPVPLIDAAKPSDCEGSDDLRVKKENDDVTSEHGGEKLNLWKIGLNGIGAVCSFGVAAAAATVCVLFLGHNNIKVCKNKNHKLRFQIYSDDHKRMNEAVNQATKVNEAIFAMKGVPVVRAQISFGGYYDGL; encoded by the exons ATGACATCATCTCAAGGAGACATGGATCTTGAGGAGTGGGAGTTACTCCCAAAAAGCTATTTCAAGGATCTTGATCTTGATCATGATGAGGATCATCAAGAAGCCATGATACTGGATTGCTTCCTCTCCCCATCTACTCAAGATCCTCTCCATAAGATAGAGTCTCCTCCAATATTCAGAGTTGTCCCCACAAAGCTCCTCCAAGTCCCCATAGCTTGGGAACCCGTGTTGGATCACGAGAATAAGAAGATGCCCGGTCTTGACCCGGATCCAACACAGACCCTTTTGATGGAGTCTGTCCCGTCACCAAGAGTATCCTTCAAGAAAACGAAGGAAACTGAATTTGCCGACATGAAAATTGACCCACCAGCGAGGATCACGAGTCCTGTGCCTTTGATAGATGCTGCGAAGCCCTCTGATTGCGAAGGAAGCGATGACTTGCGAGTTAAGAAAGAAAATGATGATGTGACGAGTGAACATGGTGGTGAGAAACTGAACTTATGGAAGATTGGTCTTAATGGGATCGGAGCTGTTTGCTCTTTTGGCGTTGCAGCAGCTGCTGCTACAGTATGTGTCTTGTTCCTCGGACACAACAACATCAAAGTTTGTAAGAACAAGAACCATAAGCTTAGGTTCCAGATTTACTCCGATGATCATAAG AGGATGAATGAAGCTGTGAATCAAGCAACAAAGGTTAATGAAGCAATCTTTGCAATGAAAGGTGTTCCTGTCGTAAGAGCTCAAATATCTTTTGGAGGTTACTACGATGGACTTTGA
- the LOC103855194 gene encoding uncharacterized protein LOC103855194 isoform X1, which produces MSSLEQEMFLQWGNKKRMRRLRAAANKDNKHISQRQSNSSSHETFLFHSSRFSRYTKVSSFSLNRSQDSIFFISLLRGSEGAILRSGGSLPEKEKEERYYTTRGVVDTNGEDSNGKGEESMWPKLFVTLSSKEKEEDFMAMKGCKPSHRPKKRAKLIQKSLLLVSPGTWLADMCPDRYDVRVKKSSKKRRARGLKAMGNNIDSDSD; this is translated from the exons ATGTCGTCGTTAGAACAAGAAATGTTCTTACAGTGGGGAAACAAGAAGAGAATGAGACGCCTAAGAGCCGCCGCCAACAAGGACAACAAACACATCTCGCAACGCCAATCTAACTCTTCATCTCACGAGACCTTCCTCTTCCACTCCTCGAGATTCTCCAGGTACACAAAGGTTTCATCTTTTTCCCTTAATCGAAGCCAagactcaattttttttatttctttgttaAGAGGATCAGAAGGTGCAATACTCAGATCCGGAGGATCACTaccagagaaagagaaagaggagAGGTATTACACTACGAGAGGCGTTGTTGATACCAACGGAGAAGACAGCAACGGCAAGGGAGAGGAGAGTATGTGGCCGAAGCTGTTTGTGACGCTGTCGAGcaaagagaaggaagaagactTCATGGCTATGAAAGGCTGCAAGCCTTCTCACAGGCCTAAGAAGAGAGCCAAACTCATCCAAAAAAGCTTACTT TTGGTGAGTCCTGGAACATGGTTGGCTGATATGTGTCCGGATAGATATGATGTTAGGGTcaagaagagctccaagaag AGGAGAGCAAGAGGATTAAAAGCAATGGGGAATAATATTGATAGCGATTCAGATTGA
- the LOC103855194 gene encoding uncharacterized protein LOC103855194 isoform X2: protein MSSLEQEMFLQWGNKKRMRRLRAAANKDNKHISQRQSNSSSHETFLFHSSRFSRGSEGAILRSGGSLPEKEKEERYYTTRGVVDTNGEDSNGKGEESMWPKLFVTLSSKEKEEDFMAMKGCKPSHRPKKRAKLIQKSLLLVSPGTWLADMCPDRYDVRVKKSSKKRRARGLKAMGNNIDSDSD, encoded by the exons ATGTCGTCGTTAGAACAAGAAATGTTCTTACAGTGGGGAAACAAGAAGAGAATGAGACGCCTAAGAGCCGCCGCCAACAAGGACAACAAACACATCTCGCAACGCCAATCTAACTCTTCATCTCACGAGACCTTCCTCTTCCACTCCTCGAGATTCTCCAG AGGATCAGAAGGTGCAATACTCAGATCCGGAGGATCACTaccagagaaagagaaagaggagAGGTATTACACTACGAGAGGCGTTGTTGATACCAACGGAGAAGACAGCAACGGCAAGGGAGAGGAGAGTATGTGGCCGAAGCTGTTTGTGACGCTGTCGAGcaaagagaaggaagaagactTCATGGCTATGAAAGGCTGCAAGCCTTCTCACAGGCCTAAGAAGAGAGCCAAACTCATCCAAAAAAGCTTACTT TTGGTGAGTCCTGGAACATGGTTGGCTGATATGTGTCCGGATAGATATGATGTTAGGGTcaagaagagctccaagaag AGGAGAGCAAGAGGATTAAAAGCAATGGGGAATAATATTGATAGCGATTCAGATTGA
- the LOC103855195 gene encoding uncharacterized protein LOC103855195, whose amino-acid sequence MKSVVAHFSTPLITGARFFSPTCLIHPKSISTVRRRKFSSSFTVMASAAQSSSQAVSPGSAETDVFKLIQAHEAKAARLSPVEEIRTVLNGSVCGMLSTFSQKYEGYPSGSMVDFACDADGSPILAVSSLAVHTKDLLANPKCSLLVARDPEDRTGLRITLHGDAVLVSDKDQAAVRSAYLAKHPNAFWVDFGDFSFMRIEPKVVRYVSGVATAFLGSGEFNKEEYQAAKVDPIAQFAKPVTSHMNKDHEEDTIAIVHHATSIPVESALMLDLDSLGFNVKATLQGNTFKLRVPFPRRAQDRKDVKTLIVEMLQAAKSVSN is encoded by the exons atgaagtcgGTGGTTGCTCATTTCTCAACGCCTTTAATCACAGGAGCTAGATTCTTCTCTCCTACATGTCTTATCCATCCAAAATCGATCTCCACCGTTCGCCGTAGAAAGTTCTCATCCTCTTTCACCGTGATGGCCTCAGCAGCTCAGTCTTCTTCTCAG GCTGTATCACCGGGGAGTGCTGAGACTGATGTTTTCAAATTGATTCAAGCTCATGAG GCGAAGGCTGCTCGTCTTTCTCCTGTTGAAGAAATACGAACTGTGCTTAACGGTAGTGTTTGTGGTATGCTCTCCACTTTTTCTCAG AAGTATGAGGGTTATCCTTCAGGATCCATGGTTGATTTTGCATGTGATGCTGATGGTTCTCCGATTCTAGCAGTCAGTAGCTTGGCTGTCCATACAAAG GATCTATTAGCTAATCCAAAATGCTCACTACTGGTTGCAAGAGACCCGGAGGACAGGACCGGTTTGAGGATCACCCTACATGGTGATGCAGTGTTG GTTTCAGACAAAGATCAAGCGGCTGTTCGATCTGCCTATTTAGCCAAGCATCCCAATGCTTTCTGG GTTGATTTTGGAGACTTCAGCTTTATGCGAATTGAACCAAAAGTTGTCAGATATGTTTCAGGGGTTGCAACTGCTTTTCTAGGATCTGGAG AATTCAACAAAGAGGAGTACCAAGCAGCCAAAGTAGATCCTATAGCTCAGTTTGCAAAGCCTGTAACG TCACACATGAACAAAGATCATGAAGAGGATACCATAGCCATTGTACACCATGCAACATCCATACCT GTGGAGAGCGCCTTGATGCTTGATTTGGACAGCCTTGGTTTCAATGTTAAG GCTACTCTTCAAGGGAACACCTTCAAGCTCCGAGTTCCGTTCCCAAGACGCGCACAAGACAGAAA GGATGTGAAGACACTGATAGTGGAAATGCTTCAAGCTGCCAAGTCTGTTTCCAATTAG
- the LOC103855196 gene encoding adenylyl-sulfate kinase 3 gives MSTNIFWQESPIGKTERQKLLNQKGCVVWITGLSGSGKSTLACSLSRELYTRGKLSYILDGDNLRHGLNKDLGFKAEDRVENIRRVGEVAKLFADAGLICIASLISPYRKDRDACREMMQGSSFIEVYMNMSLQLCEARDPKGLYKLARAGKIKGFTGIDDPYESPLNCEIELKEKEGECPSSVAMAEEVIAYLEAKGFLQNQ, from the exons ATGTCGACAAACATATTTTGGCAAGAATCACCCATTGGGAAAACTGAAAGGCAGAAGCTGCTAAACCAGAAGGGTTGTGTGGTGTGGATCACAGGGCTGAGTGGCTCAG GAAAAAGCACGTTGGCTTGCTCGCTAAGTAGAGAGTTGTACACTCGGGGAAAGCTATCTTACATCCTTGATGGGGATAACCTTCGTCATGGCTTGAACAAAGATCTCGGTTTCAAGGCAGAGGATAGAGTGGAAAATATACGCAGAGTTG GAGAAGTAGCGAAACTCTTTGCTGATGCTGGTTTGATCTGCATTGCTAGCCTCATATCGCCATATAGGAAAGACCGTGACGCTTGTAGGGAAATGATGCAGGGCTCTTCTTTTATCGAG GTTTACATGAATATGTCTCTACAATTGTGTGAAGCAAGAGACCCTAAAGGCTTATATAAGCTTGCACGTGCAGGAAAGATCAAAG GCTTCACAGGGATTGATGATCCATATGAATCTCCCTTGAATTGTGAG ATAGAGCTGAAAGAGAAGGAAGGAGAGTGTCCTTCCTCTGTAGCTATGGCAGAGGAAGTCATCGCTTATTTAGAAGCCAAAGGCTTCCTTCAAAACCAGTAA
- the LOC103855367 gene encoding probable glutamate dehydrogenase 3 produces IVTVNRNFKLASRLLGLDSKLEQSLLIPFREIKVECTIPKDDGTLASFVGFRVQHDNARGPMKGGIRYHPEVEPDEVNALAQLMTWKTAVAKIPYGGAKGGIGCDPTELSISELERLTRVFTQKIHDLIGIHTDVPAPDMGTGPQTMAWILDEYSKFHGHSPAIVTGKPIDLGGSLGRDAATGRGVLFATEALLNEHGKSIAGQRFAIQGFGNVGSWTAKLINEKGGKIVAVSDVTGAIKNKDGINISGLLEHTEENIGVKGFDGADAIDADSVLVEDCDILIPAALGGVIHRENANEIKAKFIIEGANHPTDPEADEILRKKGVVILPD; encoded by the exons ATTGTTACGGTCAACAGAAACTTCAAGCTTGCTTCTAGGCTTCTTGGTTTGGACTCAAAGCTCGAGCAAAGTCTTCTCATTCCCTTCAGAGAAATCAAG GTGGAATGTACCATACCGAAAGACGATGGAACTCTTGCATCATTCGTTGGATTCAGAGTCCAACACGACAATGCAAGAGGTCCCATGAAAGGTGGCATCAGATATCATCCAGAG GTGGAACCGGATGAAGTAAACGCATTGGCTCAACTCATGACATGGAAAACAGCTGTGGCTAAAATACCTTACGGTGGAGCCAAAGGAGGGATTGGTTGTGACCCGACCGAGCTAAGCATCTCAGAGCTCGAACGTTTGACTCGAGTTTTCACACAGAAGATCCATGACCTCATTGGTATTCATACCGATGTTCCTGCTCCTGATATGGGAACCGGTCCTCAG ACAATGGCGTGGATTCTTGATGAATACTCGAAATTTCACGGACACTCTCCTGCTATTGTGACCGGGAAACCCATT GATCTTGGGGGATCTCTAGGAAGAGATGCTGCTACAGGAAGAGGAGTATTATTCGCAACAGAAGCTCTACTCAATGAACATGGAAAGAGCATAGCTGGACAGAGATTCGCCATCCag ggttttggaaaTGTTGGTTCTTGGACGGCGAAGTTGATAAATGAGAAAGGTGGGAAGATTGTGGCAGTGAGCGATGTGACAGGAGCAATCAAGAACAAGGATGGAATCAATATCTCTGGTTTGCTCGAGCATACCGAAGAAAACATAGGAGTCAAAGGGTTTGATGGTGCTGATGCTATCGATGCTGATTCAGTTCTAGTTGAAGATTGTGATATCTTGATCCCTGCAGCTCTAGGTGGCGTCATCCACAG GGAAAATGCAAATGAGATTAAAGCAAAGTTCATCATTGAAGGTGCTAATCATCCAACCGATCCTGAAGCTGACGAG ATATTGAGGAAGAAAGGTGTTGTGATTCTTCCAGACTAA